DNA from Alnus glutinosa chromosome 2, dhAlnGlut1.1, whole genome shotgun sequence:
ATATGCTTTCACCCCCTGGCATATGCTTCTTTGGACCAAACAGCTGGAATTGCAAAGTCGTTGGCAGCAGATATTGGCTCTAGTATGCAAGGTTTGTGTCATTCACCTTGAGACTGCATCAAACTGTAAGTAGTTGTAAACTATTGATCGATATTGTAAATGATTGGTGAGTGTGACTTTGGTCTGTCTCCTTTGAAGATGATTTAGAATATAATTCTTCATTGTTCCATTCTTCTctattttgttacttttcttTACAAGGACAGCCACTTTTAATTAAACATTAATTCAAGGTGCTTAATCTAATATCCAATTACTTGAGCTTTGCAACTCAAATTCTGGATAGTCCAGTTATTATTAGTAGCTGAGATTTGTTTGCCGAATGCAAGATTGATTTGTCTTATGCCCTCTCTTCCCTCTAGAAATAGGCATTACAAACACAGGCTGTACAATTTCCAAGGAATTAGGCTTCAGAACATATTTCTAGCCAGAGTATAGATGTTTCTGCAGTATTCTATTATTTAGTTtcatttttccaaatttataaatttttctttgctAATGATCATATGCATTGGCTGCAGTCCCTACTTTTCTATATGGAGCTGCACATGAGGAGGGGAGGACGCTTGACTCAATCAGAAGAGAGCTGGGTTATTTTAAGCCAAACTCTGGTGGAACTCAATGGAGTGGAGGCCCTAAATCGGAGTGCCTGCCACTGAAGCCAGATGAGGGTCCAGCTCAAATGAGTAAACCAAAAGGTGTCGTAGTAATTGGAGCAACCCGGTGGGTTGATAACTACAACATCCCTGTCTTCTCTACTGATATTGCTGCTCTTCGTAGACTTGCAAAGCGCTTAAGTGGGAGAGGAGGTGGGCTTCCTTCAGTACAAGCCATGGCACTAGCACATGATGATGTCACTGAGGTAGCTTGTAATTTGCTGGAACCAAGTAAAGTTGGAGGAGATAGAGTTCAGCAAGAAGTTGAGAGGCTTTCAAGGGAAGAGGGTATGGCTGTGGGGAAGGGATATTTCACTGATCTATCACAGGAAGAAATAGTTGAAAGTTACTTAAAGTTGGGTCCTTTTACTTAAGGAAGCCCTTTTTTGTGAACTTTCGTGAAAGGGTTTCACAGTCCctattgaaagaaatttttagcGCAATGAAAAAATTGATTCATTTGCCTGGTGACCATCTGCTGTTGCATATAGACTCCAAacagaaaaaatttatttacttgACCTTGAAAAAATACCTGGCAAAAAGTTGGTGAAAGAGATGTTTAGGAAaggtctttttatttttttactgacGAGTCCAGGTGGTATCATCTCTGTTCCAATATcctatatttttgtttgtagtttCATTGTCCTTGACTGGTCCTCCAAGTGCCTTAAAAAGAGTCAGAATATTCTGTACTGAAGCCTGCATGTCAAAGTTCATGGGCGTGGAGAAGGATTTTACTTGAAAGTTTTGGTTTGGCAGGCGGGGACTAAATACTGATGTTTTAGAGGTAGATGAACAATAACTCTTCTGAAATTGGAACTCTTAGCTGATTATAGCTTAATTACTTTATTCTAATAGTAAGtattttttatgcaaatttGCTTGCATGGCAGTATGCTTTGTGACAAAACTAATTTTAGGAATCACCAAAGAATCAGAAAATAacagaataaaaaataacacaatCATATAAGAcatcaagatttaagtggtttgGCTTATTAAGCTTACATCCACACGCGAAGACGATCCGGAGAATATTCACTAACAAAAGATGGAGTACAAAAAGTAATACTGAGTAAACAACTCAAACTCAAAAAGCTCTAATACGCTCAAATATCACTCACTCGGAAGAAAATTATACAAAAGAGATAATGATAAAAGagaattttctctaaattttataagttttgaCTGTTGCACAGCACTACAAACGTGAGAAATATTGGGACTAAGAAATCTCACAAACGCAAGTCGTGCGTAACTCTATTTGACGCTCTTACCAGtatctctccttttttttccttctatgtCGTAGATACTACCTCTCTTGCTCTTCTTTTCTAAATGACCGAAAGTGTCAAGTCTTGTAAATAAGTAAATCGGTCAAATTACTTCACAGTGAAGTAAAATCTCAAAACTTAACTAAGAAACAAACTTCATCGAGAAGTAAAACAAGGAGAGACAAAATGTGTGGCTATAAACTATGCTAGAGACATTAGATTTAGAATAAATTACACTTAGCATCCAACTATCACCTCAAGTGCAATGATTCTCTAAATTATTAAGTGTTACAATGTACCTTGTTAAACTATTAAAATGGTTGCAATGTTCATTTTCACccaaaaaatgataaaactacCTTCTgcataagacaaaaaaaaaaaaaaaaaaaaaaaaaaaaaaaaaaaaaaaaaaaaaaagtggtataTAATGTTTAGAATCaatcaattttctttattttttgtatctTATTAACATGTAAGTATTCCTATTTATAAGTATTTAGTTCTTATTACAATACCTATTTATGTATTAccttaagagtaatgttataatgAGGATTAAAGTCCTCACAACTGTCATGTGcctttaaaat
Protein-coding regions in this window:
- the LOC133859399 gene encoding uncharacterized protein LOC133859399 isoform X2, which gives rise to MLKLMLACCKVYISESRNRAALDAIEQAAKVFPEVAIINKFEDEAYNRVGYTLVSKLAPKPSYHSCALRSAVLSMVKAALETIDLELHCGSHPRLGVVDHICFHPLAYASLDQTAGIAKSLAADIGSSMQVPTFLYGAAHEEGRTLDSIRRELGYFKPNSGGTQWSGGPKSECLPLKPDEGPAQMSKPKGVVVIGATRWVDNYNIPVFSTDIAALRRLAKRLSGRGGGLPSVQAMALAHDDVTEVACNLLEPSKVGGDRVQQEVERLSREEGMAVGKGYFTDLSQEEIVESYLKLGPFT
- the LOC133859399 gene encoding uncharacterized protein LOC133859399 isoform X1 — its product is MRRNVILGYLACHKIGTFFTCLSSWGRSYKKVYISESRNRAALDAIEQAAKVFPEVAIINKFEDEAYNRVGYTLVSKLAPKPSYHSCALRSAVLSMVKAALETIDLELHCGSHPRLGVVDHICFHPLAYASLDQTAGIAKSLAADIGSSMQVPTFLYGAAHEEGRTLDSIRRELGYFKPNSGGTQWSGGPKSECLPLKPDEGPAQMSKPKGVVVIGATRWVDNYNIPVFSTDIAALRRLAKRLSGRGGGLPSVQAMALAHDDVTEVACNLLEPSKVGGDRVQQEVERLSREEGMAVGKGYFTDLSQEEIVESYLKLGPFT